The Alphaproteobacteria bacterium LSUCC0719 genome includes the window AGGCCCTGACCCACCCCTGCAGCCCGGCAAGGCGGTATCCGCGACGCCGCATGCCGGCCATCGCAAGGCGGCACAGAGATTCACCGGCACACCAGATCAGCAGCGATACCGCTGTGACCGCAATCTGGACCAGCGCGCCGAACGAAGCTGGCAGCCGTGCCACAAGCTCGTCATTCTCGAATCCCTGCACAATCAGCACGGCAAGCGGCGGTGGCAGCATCGGGCCAAGCAGGCGCGGCATGTCGACGACGGACAGGCTGAAGACAAGCACGGCAAAGACCGGCAGCCTGATCCGGCGATAGACCAACGGCAGCACAAGATAGATCCAGCTTGCCGATCTTTCATATCCAAGCGACATGCCTGTCGCCAGCAGACGCCGGACCGGCAGGGTGGCCAGCGCGGCAAGGCTGACAAGCACCAGAAACGGCACTTCCTTGACCAGAAGTCCCAGACACAGCACAGCCCCGCTGCCGTCGGGAACAAGCGCCCAGAGTGGTGGCCGTTCAAAGCCGGTCAGTCCGGGCGAGACCAGCCGCATCAGCCAGCCGGACGGTGCCAGCAGGAACAGCACGCCAATGGCGACGGCGCTGTGGGGAACGGCGATCAGGGGGCCGGCAAGACGCCGGAGCCATCTTGTATCGCGGGCCGATTCAAAGGTTATGACAAGCGCAAAGCTGAACAGAAGGGCAAGCAGGGTCGCGCCGAATCCGGTGGCAAGCGAGGTCAGTATTGCCGGCCCAAGCCCCGGTGTGGACAGGAATATGGCGGCAGGTTCCAGCGATGGTGACACGAAGCCAAGCGCCGGAAACAGGCCGATCGCCGGGGCCGCCACCGCGATGATGCCAAGGCTCACCGGCAGTGCGGTTGCCACCGCCAATATGCCGGCCATGATGTGCCGTCCCGCACTCATTGGGGTAAAGCTGTCAGTGCCGCAATGGACCTTGCCATCAGCTGTCAGTCACCACTGGCATAACGGCGGCGCCATTCGGCCTCGATGGCCTTCATCCAGGATGGGTGCGGTTCGGCCAGCGTTCTGGCAAGGTCGGCCTCGGACAATGTGGCCACGCCCTGCGGCAGGGCCATGAAGCCGGCCAGGTCCTTTGCGGACAGGCGGTGCATGGCAAGCACTGTCGGATCGCCCCAGATGGCCGGATCGGCTTTGCGGATCTGCGCTTCCGGCGACAGCAGGAAATCGGCAACGACCTGCGCTGCCTCGGAAGCGGTCGCATTGAACGGTATCGCCAGGAAATGGACGTTCGCGATGGTCCCGGTGTCATGGATGTAGGTGCGCACGCTGTCCGGCAACTCGCCCCGCTCGATGGCCGAGGAGGCGTCTGCCGGGTTGAAGGCGATGGTGATATCGACTTCACCATCGGCCAATAGCTGGCGCTGCAGGGGATAATTCGCAGGATAGGCCCGTCCGCCACGCCACAAATTCGGCGTTACGCTGTCCAGCCAGCGCCACAGCGGCTCGCTCACCTGGTCGAACAACGCGCTGTCGACCGGCTGATAGAAAGGTGTGGTATCTTCCGCCGTTTCGATCAGGATCTGTTTCAGAAAGGACAGGCCGACAAAATCGGGTGGCTGTGGATAGGTGAACCGGCCGGGGGTGCTGTTGATATAGGTTGCCAGCTCGGCGGCATTGCGTGGCGGCGAGGCCAGACGGTTGCTGTCATGGGCAAAGACGAGCTGTGCCCGGCCCCACGGTGATTCCAGACCGTCGGTCGGCACGGCAAAATCAAGCCTGATGGCGGGCAGGGACTCCGCATCGGTATATTGCCAGGACGGCAGCGAGTCCGCCCAGGCTGTGTCCTGCAGCAGATTATTCTGTTTCAGGGCGGCGAAATTCTCGCCATTGACCCATAGCAGGTCGATCGAGCCACCGGCGCTTCGCCCGGCCGCCTGTTCTGCCAGAATGCGGGAAACCGCCGCCGCGGTGTCACTCAGCTTCACATGTTTCAGGGTGATGCCATGTCGCTTCGCCAGTTCCTCGCCAGCCCAGGCAATGTAGTCATTGATCTTGTCGTCGCCGCCCCAGGCGTTGAAATAGACCGTCTGACCGCGTGCCGCCGCCAGTGTCTGTGCAAAATCACGCTCCCCGGCAAGTGCCGGGCCGGACAGCGCCGTGGCCAGTGTCGTGGCCAGTGCCATCAGTACGGCCATCGACAGGGCGATGATGTGGCGGACCGTGCGGAACGGTCTCATGGGCTGTGTCATTGGACGCTCTGGATCAAGGGTTGTGATGATCATCTATCTGTATGATCATCTCTTGCTCCGACCTAGCATAGCTTGGCCATCGCGGGCTATAGTCTCGCGCAATCATGTTCCGGGATCCCCACTATGCTGCAGCTGCGTGACCTGACACTTGCCTATGATGGCCAGCCATCCCTGATCGACGGGCTGGACATTTCCATCGGGGGTGGCGAGTTGCGGCTTGTCCAGGGGCCAAGCGGGTGCGGAAAATCAACGCTTCTTGCGCTGATTGCCGGGGTTGGCAACGCGGCTGTCCACTGGACGGGCGAGATCACGCTGAACGGGGTGGATATATCCCTTCTGCCGGCCGAACAGCGGGGCATCGGTCTGATGTTCCAGGACGCGCTTCTGTTCCCGCATATGTCGGTTGGTGACAATCTGGCTTTTGGCCTTGCGGCGCGTCATCGGCGCGATCGGGCAGCGCAGGTTCGCGCGGCGCTCGAAGTGGCCGAATTGGCGGGATTTGCCGATCGTGATCCAGCCTCACTGTCCGGTGGTCAGGCCGCGCGAGTGGCATTGATGCGAACGCTTCTTGCCGAGCCGCAGGCGCTGCTGATGGACGAGGCCTTTTCGGCTCTTGATCCTGAATTGCGGCACGGCTTTGGCATGTTTGTCCGCGCGCAGATTCATCAACGGCAAATTCCGGCGCTTCTGGTCAGTCATGATGCTGCCGACGCGGTGCTGGCGGACGGTCCGCCAATCAGGTTTGCCAGCTGACGCCGACGGTCATGTCTGTGGCAGGTCGGTTGGCGCGGCACCGCGGAGGTGGCGCAGGCGTGCAAAGACGTCGACACCCATCTGCAGCATGATGTGGATGATGTCGATTGGCACCCAGTTTTCGTGAATGCGGCCATCAACAAGATGGTAGAAATCCATCACCCGCATATCAACCTTGCGGCCTGTCGGCGGCAGGCCAAGCCACTCGCCAAGATGCGTTCCGCGAACCGAAGGCCAGCCCCCCGTCACAACAAAATTGGCATCGGCGATCCGCACATAATGACCTGCCCCCTGACGGTCCGGGTATGCGATCAGAAACGGGATCTGATGGTGCTGCTGGAACCCGGCCATGCCGCGGGTGCTGCCAATGCCGGACGGCCCATACCACAGGAAATCTCTGGTCCAGGCATCACCATGATCCATTGAATGCACCGATTTTCCGTCAAAGGTGCCAAGCGCCTGATGCATCCCAAGAACGATATCAATTGCGTGCTGGCCCGCCAGCTGGTCGTTTTCCGTTACCCGGACGCCCGGTGTCGTCGGCGCAGGCCACATCCCCTCGGCCCCCAGCGAAGGGGCTATCGGCCAGACGTCGGCCTGACGCATCAGATCCAGAAAATCGAACAGCACATAGCTGTGCGCGATTCGCCCGTCACGCAGATGATGCACTTCGCAGACGCGAAGATGGACAACCCCGTTTGTCGCCGGAATGTCGAACAGGTCGCCTGTCATCGTACCCTGGATCACGCCCATGCTGGCAACAAGCTGGCGTCCCGCAACATCCGCCGGCATGCGCGGGTCAGGCTTGCTGATCCCGCCGGTGAAGATGCTGTCGCGCCGTTCAAGATCCGGCATGGCATGTCGCAGTTTTGTCCATACATCCTCGATGGCATCGAGGCCGGCAATTTCATTGATCGGGTGGCTGCCCCAATATTTGGCATCGGCATGATAAACATCCGAAACCGAGCAGCGCCCCGAAGCCAGATTGTGAAGCGTTTCATAGGCCTGGGTCTTGAAAGAGATAATGTCGGCGTCCGGCATCTGAACAGGCATGGTCTGGTCCTTGATAGACATTGTGCGTGCTGATTGAAGGGCCGTGATCGCGGGCCTGTCAACGAAAAGCGGTGCCCTTGTGACACGCCGAATGGACAGCTTGCCAGAAAAGGACTTTACAAATTTGCATACGTATTCAAAGCTTGTCCAGAACAGGAATCCCGCTTCAGGAAAATCCGCTCTGACCGGACGTGCTGGGGCATGATGGGTGCCTGTTGGGCTTGGTGCCCGTTCATGCAGGGGCCCGACACCGTCATAACGACAACGTCACAACATTGAGTTCTAGGAGGAACATGATGAATATGGTTTCCAAACTTGCCGTTTCCGCGGCCTTCGTGCTTGCTGGCGCGTCGACAGCCTATGCCGGTTGCGGCATCGCGTCGGGCTCGGCGAAGCTTCTTGCAAATGACTTTCCGGCGTCACAGGCCATTGCCGCGGCGGCGACTGCCTGTGACGGCGGCGGTGCCAGCGTTACCGTCAACCTGAACAAGGACCACAAGGATCTGATCGTGGCGGCCTTTACCGCCAACCCGCCTGAGTTCACTGCCTCGCATGTCACCAACAGCACCCTTGTGGCGGTAATGAATGACGGTCTGGCACAGCCTCTGGACGGCCTGATCGCCAAACATGGCGGCGGCATTCAGGACATGCAGAAGATCACCATCGACGGCAAGGTAATGGCCGTGGCCTTCATGGCCAACGCCCAGCACCTGTTTTACCGCAAGGACATCCTTGATGCGGCTGGCGTTGATGTGCCCGGCACCTATGAAGGTGTGCTGGCGGCAGCAAAGCGGATCCGTGAAAAGGGCCTGATGGAATATCCGATCGCCGGCACCTACAAGGCGGGCTGGAACCTCGGTGAAGAGTTCGTGAACATGTATCTTGGCCATGGCGGTGAATTCTTCAAGCCTGGCTCGGCACAGCCGGCAATCAACAATGCCAAGGGTGTGGCCACCCTGAACATGATGAAGGCGCTGACCGAATATATGAACCCGGATTACCTGACCCACGACTCGAACGCCGTGCAGGCCGAATGGGAAGCCGGCAATGTCGCAATGACCAACCTGTGGGGTTCACGCGCCGGTGCGGTCACCGATGGTGAGGGATCGACCGCCGAAATCGAGAGCAACACCATGTTTGCCGCTGCGCCAACCGTATCCGGTGGCTCGATTCCGGCTACAACGCTGTGGTGGGACGGCTTTGCCATTGCCAAGAACGCATCTGCGGCCGACGCTGAGGCGTCGTTCCTTGCCGTGATGAACGGCATCTCGCCAGCGATGGCAGCCAGCAATGCTGATGCCGCCAACTGGCTGATCGCTGGCGCAAAGCCACGGCCTGCCGGTAAAGGCGTTGTCGACTCTGCCGTTGGCGGTGCCTCGCCATACCCGATGCTTCCCTATATGGGCGCAATGCATGGTGCCATTGGCGCCGAGCTTGCCGATTTCCTGCAGGGTAAGGAAAGCGCAGAGCAGGCGCTTGCCGATATCGAGGCTGCCTATGTGGCTGCTGCCACCGAAAAAGGCTTCCTCTAGGCCTCATATCCTTGTGA containing:
- a CDS encoding ABC transporter permease, with amino-acid sequence MAGILAVATALPVSLGIIAVAAPAIGLFPALGFVSPSLEPAAIFLSTPGLGPAILTSLATGFGATLLALLFSFALVITFESARDTRWLRRLAGPLIAVPHSAVAIGVLFLLAPSGWLMRLVSPGLTGFERPPLWALVPDGSGAVLCLGLLVKEVPFLVLVSLAALATLPVRRLLATGMSLGYERSASWIYLVLPLVYRRIRLPVFAVLVFSLSVVDMPRLLGPMLPPPLAVLIVQGFENDELVARLPASFGALVQIAVTAVSLLIWCAGESLCRLAMAGMRRRGYRLAGLQGWVRACAAMATVPVAIGGAGLIAAALWSVAGPWFFPAALPDMLTFRFWMRIDSLAPALTASLVIAAAASCFAVALALLAIEFARVRGRIGIWQIWILAPILLPQAGFVPGLQTVLTMAWLEGTWLAMIWMHTLFILPYAWLILAPAADTLDRRHDHVAASLGAGAWRRYRRVTLPMLTPAIITTLFVGICVSVALYLPSLFAGAGRITTMTLEAVALASGGSRAMAGVATMLQLLIPILGFAMLQTLHRTTYGRFAGLRAGGLH
- a CDS encoding ABC transporter substrate-binding protein: MRPFRTVRHIIALSMAVLMALATTLATALSGPALAGERDFAQTLAAARGQTVYFNAWGGDDKINDYIAWAGEELAKRHGITLKHVKLSDTAAAVSRILAEQAAGRSAGGSIDLLWVNGENFAALKQNNLLQDTAWADSLPSWQYTDAESLPAIRLDFAVPTDGLESPWGRAQLVFAHDSNRLASPPRNAAELATYINSTPGRFTYPQPPDFVGLSFLKQILIETAEDTTPFYQPVDSALFDQVSEPLWRWLDSVTPNLWRGGRAYPANYPLQRQLLADGEVDITIAFNPADASSAIERGELPDSVRTYIHDTGTIANVHFLAIPFNATASEAAQVVADFLLSPEAQIRKADPAIWGDPTVLAMHRLSAKDLAGFMALPQGVATLSEADLARTLAEPHPSWMKAIEAEWRRRYASGD
- a CDS encoding ATP-binding cassette domain-containing protein; this translates as MLQLRDLTLAYDGQPSLIDGLDISIGGGELRLVQGPSGCGKSTLLALIAGVGNAAVHWTGEITLNGVDISLLPAEQRGIGLMFQDALLFPHMSVGDNLAFGLAARHRRDRAAQVRAALEVAELAGFADRDPASLSGGQAARVALMRTLLAEPQALLMDEAFSALDPELRHGFGMFVRAQIHQRQIPALLVSHDAADAVLADGPPIRFAS
- a CDS encoding ester cyclase, whose translation is MPVQMPDADIISFKTQAYETLHNLASGRCSVSDVYHADAKYWGSHPINEIAGLDAIEDVWTKLRHAMPDLERRDSIFTGGISKPDPRMPADVAGRQLVASMGVIQGTMTGDLFDIPATNGVVHLRVCEVHHLRDGRIAHSYVLFDFLDLMRQADVWPIAPSLGAEGMWPAPTTPGVRVTENDQLAGQHAIDIVLGMHQALGTFDGKSVHSMDHGDAWTRDFLWYGPSGIGSTRGMAGFQQHHQIPFLIAYPDRQGAGHYVRIADANFVVTGGWPSVRGTHLGEWLGLPPTGRKVDMRVMDFYHLVDGRIHENWVPIDIIHIMLQMGVDVFARLRHLRGAAPTDLPQT
- a CDS encoding ABC transporter substrate-binding protein; the encoded protein is MNMVSKLAVSAAFVLAGASTAYAGCGIASGSAKLLANDFPASQAIAAAATACDGGGASVTVNLNKDHKDLIVAAFTANPPEFTASHVTNSTLVAVMNDGLAQPLDGLIAKHGGGIQDMQKITIDGKVMAVAFMANAQHLFYRKDILDAAGVDVPGTYEGVLAAAKRIREKGLMEYPIAGTYKAGWNLGEEFVNMYLGHGGEFFKPGSAQPAINNAKGVATLNMMKALTEYMNPDYLTHDSNAVQAEWEAGNVAMTNLWGSRAGAVTDGEGSTAEIESNTMFAAAPTVSGGSIPATTLWWDGFAIAKNASAADAEASFLAVMNGISPAMAASNADAANWLIAGAKPRPAGKGVVDSAVGGASPYPMLPYMGAMHGAIGAELADFLQGKESAEQALADIEAAYVAAATEKGFL